The Streptomyces sp. 135 sequence CGCGACCGCGCGGGCGGTCGGCCGGGCCCTCGGTGTCCCCATGCCGCCCGTCCGCATCGAACGGCTCCTGTCCCGCATCGAACCCACCGACGGCGTGCTCTACCCCGCGATCGTCGCCTTCCACCACCGCAGCGTGCGGCTGCGCGCGGTCCTCGGGTCGCTGCCCGCCATGGCCGTGGTCGGCGTCGACGAGGGCGGCTCGGTCGACACCGTGGACTTCAACCGCATCCCCAAGCCGTTCACCGCGGCGGACCGGCACGCGTACGCCGCCCTGCTCGCCCGGCTCACCGACGCCGTGCGTGCCCGGGACCTCGCGGAGGTCGGCCGCGTCGCCACCCGCAGCGCCCTGATGAACCAAAACCTGCGCCACAAACGGCTGTTGGAGCCGATGCGGGCCGTCTGCCGTGAGGTCGGCGGCCTCGGCGTGGCGGTCGGACACAGCGGCACGACCCTCGGCGTCCTGCTCGACGCCACCGACCCCGCGTACACGCGCCGCGTGACGGCGGCCTCGCAGGCGTGCGCGGAGCTGGCGGGCGCCGTCTCGGTCTACCGGACGCTGAGCTTCCGGGGCGCCTCGCGCGTGGCGGTGACGGCGGGGGAGGGCGTGCCGTGACGGGCGGGTCGGCGGGCGGGCGCGCGGCGACCGGCGTACGCAGGACACCGCAGCGCGCCGCCGTGCTCGAAACCCTCGGCCGCTGCCGGGAGTTCGTCTCCGCCCAGGAACTGCACGCCCTGCTCGCCGGACTCGGCAGCACGGTCGGACTCACCACCGTCTACCGCGCGCTGCGGGACCTCGACCGCGCCGGCCTCGTCGACGTCGTACGGGACGAGTCCGGCGAGCGGCTCTACCTCCGGCGCCCCACCGACGAGCACCGCCACTACCTCATCTGCCGCCGCTGCGGCCGCAGCCAGCCGGTCGACGCACGCGAGGTCGAGACGTGGGCGGAACGCCTCACCGAGAGCACGGGCTTCGCGGAACTGGAACACACCCTCGAACTCACCGGAGTCTGCGGGCGGTGCCGCCGTCCTCCCGGGCGCGGGTCAGCGGATGGTGAGGCTGCCCCGACCCTCGATGTAGCCGACACCCCTGCTGTAGCAGCGGCGCACGTTGTTGGTGGGCACCGCCGTGCCGGAGAAGGAACGGTGGGCCATGCGACCGGAGGCGACGGTTCCGTTGAGGAAGGAGTCGGCCGCGGTGTATCCGCGCGTGCCGTGCGGGGCCGGGCGGAGCGTGGAACGTCCGAGGATCCGGCCGGTGCGGTGGGGGCCGGAGTACCAGGTGACCGTGGCCCTGCCCTTGATCGACCTGGCACGCGAGCAGCTGGCGTGCGCGCTGCCCTTCACGGTGAGCCGGCCGGAGCTGATGCGGGGCTGACGGCCGTTGGGGGACGTGCAGTTGTCCAGGTTCGCGCTGCCGCGGGCCGAGATCTTGCGGGGGGTGCTGGTGACGGCGGGGCTGAAGGTGATGCGCTGGCCGGGGCCGGTCCGCAGGGAGCACTTGAGGGTGGCCCGGGGGGCGGCGACGGCGGCTGACGGGGCGCCGGCCGTCTGCGGTCCGGCCTGGCTGGTGGTGCCCGTGGCGAACAGGGTCAGGACTGCGGTCGCCGTCACGGCGGCGGCTCGCAGGTGATGCACGGCACGCATGCGGTTCTCCTCTGGTCGGGGTGACAACACGTGGTGTGGTTCCCATCGTTCGCGTTCTCTGCGAGTAAATCTCCCTCAACGTGAAGTTCGATGCTACTCGTCACTCTTCAGGCCTAATGAGTGTTTGACCCTCGAATGCCGCTTTGGACAGGATTGCCGCGTCGAGGAAAGGACCGTCATGCGATGGTTTCCCGGAAGCGGTCT is a genomic window containing:
- a CDS encoding kinase, with amino-acid sequence MATGVGTAFGTFGELLQGVLPEEDGDFLVTLPVARWSMATYRQESDSGELEVWPPRKTKALQLARMIVDLAPRGVRSARGGTLTVSSVIPEGKGLASSSADLVATARAVGRALGVPMPPVRIERLLSRIEPTDGVLYPAIVAFHHRSVRLRAVLGSLPAMAVVGVDEGGSVDTVDFNRIPKPFTAADRHAYAALLARLTDAVRARDLAEVGRVATRSALMNQNLRHKRLLEPMRAVCREVGGLGVAVGHSGTTLGVLLDATDPAYTRRVTAASQACAELAGAVSVYRTLSFRGASRVAVTAGEGVP